A stretch of the Planctomycetota bacterium genome encodes the following:
- a CDS encoding prohibitin family protein has translation MAPRPISEARPQPSKATKIGIVAAVVVVAGLIIASRCYHIVPAGHVSVATWFGEVQDEPLAEGLHFPVNPLLKFHQFDARQKTHMETAGVPSQDQLTTMIDVSVQYRIKGPMAPAILQDTGTAEQALEVHVIPKVRSLIREQGKSIVRAEDFFQETTQQRLQQQLLAGLREFLDPKGIEVNDVLLRQIDLPQRLVSQIEQKKEAEQQAERQKAELERFRTEQEQTVAQAEAERRAAEEEALRLKVLADARAYEIQKINEAIASNPAYIQLQALEALQAISKDPASKLYFMDGTSPSPLPLMNLGEPLAGGGN, from the coding sequence ATGGCTCCACGTCCGATATCCGAGGCCCGGCCCCAGCCGTCGAAGGCCACCAAGATCGGCATCGTCGCCGCGGTGGTGGTCGTCGCCGGCCTGATCATCGCCAGCCGCTGCTACCACATCGTGCCCGCGGGCCACGTCTCCGTAGCGACGTGGTTCGGCGAGGTGCAGGACGAACCCCTGGCCGAGGGGCTGCACTTCCCGGTCAACCCGCTGCTGAAGTTCCACCAGTTCGACGCGCGCCAGAAGACGCACATGGAGACGGCCGGCGTGCCGAGCCAGGACCAGCTCACCACGATGATCGACGTCTCGGTGCAGTACCGCATCAAGGGGCCGATGGCGCCGGCGATCTTGCAGGACACCGGCACCGCGGAGCAGGCGCTCGAGGTGCACGTGATCCCGAAGGTCCGCTCGCTCATCCGCGAGCAGGGCAAGAGCATCGTCCGCGCCGAGGACTTCTTCCAGGAGACCACCCAGCAGCGCTTGCAGCAGCAGCTGCTCGCCGGGCTGCGCGAGTTCCTCGACCCCAAGGGCATCGAGGTGAACGACGTGCTGCTCCGCCAGATCGATCTGCCCCAGCGGCTCGTCTCGCAGATCGAGCAGAAGAAGGAGGCCGAGCAACAGGCCGAGCGGCAGAAGGCCGAGCTGGAACGCTTCCGCACCGAGCAGGAGCAGACGGTGGCGCAGGCCGAGGCCGAGCGACGCGCGGCCGAGGAGGAGGCCCTGCGGCTCAAGGTGCTGGCGGACGCGCGGGCCTACGAGATCCAGAAGATCAACGAGGCCATCGCCAGCAACCCGGCGTACATCCAGCTCCAGGCACTCGAGGCGCTGCAGGCCATCAGCAAGGATCCAGCCTCGAAGCTCTACTTCATGGACGGCACGAGCCCCAGCCCGCTGCCGCTGATGAACCTGGGCGAACCGCTGGCGGGCGGCGGGAACTAG
- a CDS encoding ATPase, T2SS/T4P/T4SS family: MSKHNLDDILSELGGDPSKPGKSGKHRIDESEEAFSPLPSMPAHQGADAKQSIEDDPAVKRHTDAPEAQVGKAISDVLSPEELGEGFADEGDTSELADALIASGTVGAGDVAEAQNIVRQTPGRRLVDVLIERGADEAGVQQAVATANGLAFERVDLDRGLDGGFDGMMLQRLGGEFCKEQQVLPLRMEGQRAVIGLVRPDDVFLLDDLRERLGVVGVKVVVVTSLDIRTALDIAGMGEQEPADDVDLSEILDQVDEQDVQVDEKSDTQEVNLEQQAGEGPVIRYVNYIIQQAIKEGASDIHVEPADKKLKVRFRIDGVLFEGMNPPAAMSAAITSRLKIMANLDISERRIPQDGRIRCQVAGRKLDLRMSTLPNTYGEKTVLRILDTKSINVQLEDLGFSPDALTIWRGLVTEPHGITLVTGPTGSGKTTTLYSSLRTLDKNKMNISTVEDPVEYHLDGVTQTQTHEKIGMTFAKALKALLRQDPDVIMLGEIRDMETALTAVQAALTGHLVLSTLHTNDAPSSITRLVNIGLEPFLVGAAVNGVLAQRLLRRLCKHCKKQDRPGEEMADFLEMQGLPSDQVWTAVGCDKCRGTGYSGRVGIYELLAVDDQLRDIIAGNPNVSEFRRLCLERGMVSLRMDGMAKVREGLSTVQEVLRVTDGGH; the protein is encoded by the coding sequence ATGAGCAAGCACAACCTCGACGACATCCTCAGCGAGCTGGGCGGCGATCCGAGCAAGCCGGGCAAGAGCGGCAAGCACCGCATCGACGAGTCGGAGGAGGCCTTCAGCCCGCTGCCCTCGATGCCCGCCCACCAGGGCGCCGACGCCAAGCAGTCGATCGAGGACGACCCGGCCGTCAAGCGGCACACCGACGCCCCCGAGGCGCAGGTCGGCAAGGCCATCAGCGACGTGCTGTCGCCCGAGGAACTGGGCGAGGGCTTCGCCGACGAGGGCGACACCAGCGAGCTGGCCGATGCGCTGATCGCCAGCGGCACGGTCGGCGCCGGCGACGTCGCCGAAGCGCAGAACATCGTGCGACAGACCCCCGGGCGGCGGCTGGTCGACGTGCTCATCGAGCGGGGCGCCGACGAGGCGGGAGTGCAGCAGGCCGTCGCGACCGCCAACGGGCTCGCCTTCGAGCGGGTCGACCTGGACCGCGGCCTCGACGGCGGCTTCGACGGCATGATGCTCCAGCGGCTCGGCGGCGAATTCTGCAAGGAGCAGCAGGTGCTGCCGCTGCGGATGGAGGGCCAGCGTGCCGTCATCGGGCTGGTCCGCCCCGACGACGTCTTCCTGCTCGACGACCTCCGCGAGCGGCTTGGCGTCGTAGGCGTCAAGGTCGTCGTCGTCACCAGCCTGGACATCCGCACGGCGCTCGACATCGCCGGCATGGGCGAGCAGGAGCCCGCCGACGACGTCGACCTCTCGGAGATCCTCGACCAGGTCGACGAGCAGGACGTCCAGGTCGACGAGAAGAGCGACACCCAGGAGGTCAACCTCGAGCAGCAGGCCGGCGAGGGTCCGGTCATCCGCTACGTGAACTACATCATCCAGCAGGCCATCAAGGAGGGCGCCAGCGACATCCACGTCGAGCCCGCCGACAAGAAGCTCAAGGTCCGCTTCCGCATCGACGGCGTGCTCTTCGAGGGCATGAACCCGCCGGCGGCCATGTCGGCAGCGATCACCAGCCGCCTGAAGATCATGGCCAACCTGGACATCTCCGAGCGCCGCATCCCGCAGGACGGCCGCATCCGCTGCCAGGTCGCCGGCCGCAAGCTCGACCTCCGCATGTCGACGCTGCCGAACACCTACGGCGAGAAGACGGTGCTGCGTATCCTCGACACCAAGTCGATCAACGTGCAGCTCGAAGATCTGGGCTTCTCGCCCGACGCCCTGACCATCTGGCGGGGACTGGTCACCGAGCCCCACGGCATCACGCTGGTGACCGGCCCGACCGGCTCGGGTAAGACGACCACGCTGTACTCGTCGCTGCGGACGCTCGACAAGAACAAGATGAACATCTCGACCGTCGAGGATCCGGTGGAGTACCACCTCGACGGCGTCACGCAGACCCAGACGCACGAGAAGATCGGGATGACCTTCGCCAAGGCGCTCAAGGCGCTGCTGCGGCAGGACCCCGACGTCATCATGCTCGGCGAGATCCGCGACATGGAGACCGCCCTGACGGCGGTGCAGGCGGCGCTCACGGGCCACCTGGTGCTCAGCACGCTGCACACCAACGACGCGCCCTCGAGCATCACCCGCCTGGTGAACATCGGGCTCGAGCCCTTCCTCGTAGGCGCGGCGGTCAACGGCGTGCTCGCCCAGCGGCTGCTGCGGCGGCTGTGCAAGCACTGCAAGAAGCAGGACCGCCCGGGCGAGGAAATGGCCGACTTCCTGGAGATGCAGGGCCTGCCCAGCGACCAGGTGTGGACGGCGGTGGGTTGCGACAAGTGCCGCGGCACCGGCTACTCGGGCCGCGTGGGCATCTACGAGCTGCTGGCGGTCGACGATCAGCTCCGCGACATCATCGCGGGCAACCCCAACGTCAGCGAGTTCCGCCGGCTGTGCCTCGAGCGGGGCATGGTGTCGCTGCGGATGGACGGCATGGCCAAGGTCCGCGAGGGCCTGTCAACCGTCCAAGAAGTCCTCCGCGTGACCGACGGCGGCCACTAG
- a CDS encoding PilN domain-containing protein, which translates to MLGSPGNSGKQGGSLGGGFLPEDYVQRKAENRANVIGLSLFCAVMGTVVAAFFVTNRSWTTVHQERESIARQYSAAEPEIEKLIELEEQKEQMLQKAEIVTALIEPIPRSILMAEIVTRMPEGMTLLTVELDGKRVAEAATNKNAKPTDSRASARGRQTRSLGGRKAGASAETETSSKILPPRYDYTLQIVGVTQANTEIADYLEALKASPLLRRVELAYVESQKIKELALRKFEISAQIDPRADARGIEPDLESADAMKLEGNKIPLETADTTGDEPPAIEPVETVESDGPVEVADPGAEPAAEDPEAFTTVPDDPGGQ; encoded by the coding sequence ATGCTCGGATCACCTGGAAACTCTGGCAAGCAGGGCGGTTCGCTCGGCGGGGGCTTCCTCCCGGAGGACTACGTCCAGCGGAAGGCCGAGAACCGCGCCAACGTTATTGGCCTCTCGCTGTTCTGCGCCGTGATGGGCACGGTGGTCGCCGCCTTCTTCGTGACCAACCGCAGCTGGACCACCGTGCACCAGGAGCGCGAGAGCATCGCGCGGCAGTACTCGGCGGCCGAGCCCGAGATCGAGAAGCTGATCGAACTCGAGGAGCAGAAGGAGCAGATGCTCCAGAAGGCCGAGATCGTGACGGCCCTCATCGAACCCATCCCCCGCAGCATCCTGATGGCCGAGATCGTCACTCGGATGCCCGAGGGCATGACGCTGCTGACCGTCGAGCTGGACGGCAAGCGGGTGGCCGAGGCGGCGACGAACAAGAACGCCAAGCCGACCGATAGCCGCGCCTCGGCGCGGGGGCGGCAGACGCGCTCGCTAGGCGGCCGCAAGGCCGGCGCGAGCGCCGAGACCGAGACGTCGTCCAAGATCCTGCCCCCCCGCTACGACTACACGCTCCAGATCGTCGGCGTCACGCAGGCGAACACCGAGATCGCCGACTACCTCGAGGCGCTCAAGGCCTCCCCGCTGCTGCGGCGCGTCGAGCTGGCGTACGTCGAGTCGCAGAAGATCAAGGAACTCGCCCTCCGCAAGTTCGAGATCTCGGCCCAGATCGATCCACGGGCCGACGCGCGGGGCATCGAGCCCGACCTCGAATCGGCCGACGCCATGAAGCTCGAGGGCAACAAGATCCCGCTCGAGACCGCTGATACGACGGGCGATGAGCCGCCGGCGATCGAGCCGGTCGAGACGGTCGAGTCCGACGGCCCGGTTGAGGTCGCGGACCCCGGCGCTGAGCCCGCCGCCGAGGATCCCGAGGCGTTCACCACCGTGCCCGATGACCCGGGAGGCCAGTAG
- the pilM gene encoding pilus assembly protein PilM — translation MALSFKKLSALGSAKLMGGSLSPIAFDFGTSQFKILQITTGAAPHLVAAAAIEMPSRLRRDPEARLAFQIEALPKMVRAGGFKGKRAVCSMPASMSFCKHLKVSKTDGISTEGLIKAKLQASLNCDPSGLVYRWVPVESGTGRGRDEVISMGAARDVIQRLMRAVKAAKLEPVAMHSDFQAILSAMQACAQQIDDHEDKPTLYLELGSGGTRVLVGDGDKLVFAKQVEIGGRHLDEYVARQLNIDLETARSTRLGLESLVPAAAAAEPEAAEETQPAATAGKSGLAMLEAAMKRSKPSTADENGSSAIMSALDETAVGMESLDEAMERTGADLTEPLEILTDEVQMCVRYYNALRPGRKVERVVFLGGESRQMALCTHVARRLKLPAKIADPLASVTRTGHEPCIGTDLRGSQPGWAVPLGLCVRPTDL, via the coding sequence GTGGCGTTGTCCTTCAAGAAGCTGTCCGCGCTGGGATCGGCCAAGCTGATGGGCGGCTCGCTGTCGCCCATCGCCTTCGATTTCGGAACCTCGCAGTTCAAGATCCTCCAGATCACGACGGGCGCCGCGCCGCACCTGGTCGCGGCGGCTGCCATCGAGATGCCCTCGCGTCTGCGGCGGGACCCCGAGGCACGGCTGGCCTTCCAGATCGAGGCGCTGCCCAAGATGGTCCGCGCGGGGGGCTTCAAGGGCAAGCGGGCGGTGTGCTCCATGCCCGCGTCTATGTCCTTCTGCAAGCACCTGAAGGTCTCCAAGACCGATGGCATCTCGACCGAGGGCCTGATCAAGGCCAAGCTGCAGGCCTCGCTCAACTGCGACCCCTCGGGGCTGGTCTACCGGTGGGTTCCCGTCGAGAGCGGTACGGGCCGCGGCCGCGACGAGGTGATCTCGATGGGCGCGGCGCGGGACGTGATCCAGCGTCTGATGCGGGCGGTCAAGGCCGCCAAGCTCGAGCCGGTGGCGATGCACAGCGACTTCCAGGCGATCCTCAGCGCCATGCAGGCGTGCGCGCAGCAGATCGACGACCACGAGGACAAGCCGACGCTGTACCTCGAACTCGGCAGCGGCGGCACCCGCGTGCTCGTCGGCGACGGCGACAAGCTCGTCTTCGCCAAGCAGGTCGAGATCGGTGGCCGCCACCTCGACGAGTACGTCGCCCGGCAGCTGAACATCGACCTCGAGACGGCGCGGTCCACGCGGCTGGGCCTCGAGTCGCTCGTGCCCGCCGCGGCGGCTGCCGAGCCCGAGGCCGCCGAGGAGACCCAGCCCGCCGCGACCGCGGGCAAGTCGGGCCTGGCGATGCTCGAGGCCGCCATGAAGCGGTCCAAGCCGAGCACGGCAGACGAGAACGGCAGCAGCGCCATCATGTCGGCCCTCGACGAGACGGCCGTGGGCATGGAGAGCCTCGACGAGGCCATGGAGCGGACCGGCGCCGACCTGACCGAGCCCCTGGAGATCCTCACCGACGAGGTGCAGATGTGCGTCCGGTATTACAACGCGCTGCGGCCGGGCCGCAAGGTCGAGCGCGTGGTCTTCCTGGGCGGCGAATCCCGCCAGATGGCCCTCTGCACGCACGTGGCGCGGCGGCTGAAGCTGCCCGCGAAGATCGCCGACCCCCTGGCGAGCGTTACCCGGACCGGTCATGAGCCCTGCATCGGGACGGATCTGCGCGGAAGCCAGCCGGGATGGGCGGTCCCGCTGGGCCTGTGCGTCCGACCAACCGATCTTTAG
- the pilO gene encoding type 4a pilus biogenesis protein PilO — protein MKFGVREIVLLVVLFAVPLASYWFVFRPQNTQIERAREEIALRRDKLERLQQESARRGTLEAATQEISTRIDAIEARLPTNKELADVVRQISDLATDADLQQPTIVTEKPVKAALYLEQPLKVELQGDFRGFYRFLLELEQMERITRMTNISVKRSDSIDGHMMAEFTLSIYFQDEEA, from the coding sequence ATGAAGTTCGGCGTCCGAGAGATCGTGCTGCTGGTCGTGCTGTTCGCCGTGCCACTGGCGAGCTATTGGTTCGTGTTCCGGCCGCAGAACACGCAGATCGAGCGGGCCCGCGAGGAGATCGCGCTGCGGCGCGACAAGCTCGAGCGGCTGCAGCAGGAGAGCGCCCGCCGCGGCACGCTGGAGGCCGCCACGCAGGAGATCTCCACGCGGATCGACGCGATCGAGGCGCGCCTGCCCACCAACAAGGAACTGGCCGACGTCGTCCGGCAGATTTCGGACCTAGCGACCGACGCCGACCTGCAGCAGCCGACCATCGTGACCGAGAAGCCGGTGAAGGCGGCGCTCTACCTCGAGCAGCCGCTGAAGGTGGAGCTGCAGGGCGACTTCCGCGGGTTCTACCGCTTCCTGCTCGAGCTCGAGCAGATGGAGCGGATCACGCGGATGACCAACATCAGCGTCAAGCGATCGGACTCGATCGACGGGCACATGATGGCCGAGTTCACGCTGAGCATCTACTTCCAGGATGAGGAGGCGTGA
- a CDS encoding GC-type dockerin domain-anchored protein: MLPDSDARRGRFLAGLAGLAMTCAAASAQPSPLHQYDMPIGIDSGPLALPGLPADEHQVIYSATVAAPGAVWTRVSFGEVDLADDAIIRITSLEDGFDQHLNATTLRQWRSTSAYFNGDTLLVEVLARPGGGVSRMEISKLVAGDGFGAGAFDSICGPTDDRELSDDPRNARLMPVGCTAWLIDDCAKCFLTAGHCTFSATVVQFNVPLSSSSGSTRNPDPEDQYPVDPASMQSNGGLGIGNDWAYFGTFANSETGLTAAEAQGATYILADEAPSSTGDIRITGYGSTRGTGAPLEWSQVQKTHTGPFVAKSGFGLSYQTDTTGGNSGSPVIDETTGMAIGIHTHAGCSATSGNNGTAVDRPELQDALENPQGVCCPPLTGIEIAAPDLDLIPPGEPFEFAVTITEVDGTLDPDSAELVFDMGGGFESVPLVALGGDQFSATLPAMSCGDTVPYYIRATSDGEEATAPLGAPTTGTYDAIAATARLNIASFDFESGAGWTVQDTALSTGSWDRGVPGPFGRGAPSADFDGSGSAYVTGNSVDEDVDGGPTVLTSPIIDLSGAPDNAVLSYARWFSNDDGDDVLTVEISDDAGATWTRIESTGDEAFWRVVRVPISDFASLTNQVQLRFTTSDNPNDSVTEAAIDAISIDGLACGDCRADIDGDGDLTVFDFLAFQNLFNAGDLAADFDGDGALTIFDFLMFQSEFDAGCP, encoded by the coding sequence ATGCTTCCAGACTCTGACGCCCGCCGCGGGCGGTTCCTCGCGGGGCTCGCCGGCCTTGCCATGACGTGCGCTGCCGCCTCGGCCCAGCCCTCACCGCTCCACCAGTACGACATGCCCATCGGCATCGACTCGGGGCCGCTGGCTCTGCCCGGGCTGCCCGCCGACGAGCACCAGGTCATCTACAGCGCGACCGTCGCAGCGCCCGGCGCCGTCTGGACCCGCGTGAGCTTCGGCGAGGTCGATCTGGCCGACGATGCGATCATCCGCATCACGAGCCTCGAGGACGGCTTCGACCAGCACCTCAACGCCACAACGCTCCGCCAGTGGCGCAGCACGAGCGCCTACTTCAACGGTGACACGCTGCTGGTCGAGGTGCTCGCCCGGCCCGGCGGCGGCGTCAGCCGCATGGAGATCAGCAAGCTCGTCGCGGGCGATGGCTTCGGCGCGGGCGCCTTCGATTCGATCTGCGGCCCGACCGATGATCGCGAGCTGTCCGACGACCCCCGCAACGCACGGCTCATGCCCGTGGGCTGCACGGCCTGGCTCATCGACGATTGCGCCAAGTGCTTCCTGACGGCCGGCCACTGCACGTTCTCGGCCACGGTCGTGCAGTTCAACGTGCCGCTGTCCTCTTCGAGCGGCTCGACCCGCAACCCGGACCCCGAGGACCAGTACCCGGTCGATCCGGCGTCCATGCAGTCCAACGGCGGGCTGGGCATCGGCAACGACTGGGCCTACTTCGGCACGTTCGCCAACTCCGAGACCGGCCTGACAGCCGCCGAGGCGCAGGGCGCCACCTACATCCTCGCCGATGAGGCGCCGTCGTCGACCGGTGACATCCGCATCACCGGCTACGGCAGCACCCGCGGCACCGGCGCGCCGCTCGAGTGGAGCCAGGTGCAGAAGACCCACACCGGCCCGTTCGTGGCCAAGAGCGGCTTCGGCCTCTCATACCAGACCGACACCACCGGCGGCAACTCGGGCTCGCCGGTCATCGACGAGACCACCGGGATGGCCATCGGCATCCACACGCACGCGGGATGCAGCGCCACCTCGGGCAACAACGGCACCGCCGTCGACCGCCCCGAGCTGCAGGACGCCCTCGAGAACCCGCAGGGCGTGTGCTGCCCGCCGCTGACGGGCATCGAGATCGCGGCCCCCGACCTGGACCTCATCCCGCCGGGCGAGCCCTTCGAGTTCGCGGTGACCATCACCGAGGTCGACGGCACGCTGGATCCGGATTCGGCGGAGCTGGTGTTCGACATGGGCGGCGGCTTCGAGTCCGTGCCGCTGGTGGCCCTAGGTGGCGACCAGTTCAGCGCCACGCTGCCGGCCATGAGCTGCGGCGACACCGTGCCCTACTACATCCGGGCAACCTCCGACGGCGAGGAGGCGACCGCGCCGCTCGGCGCCCCCACCACCGGCACCTACGACGCGATCGCCGCCACCGCACGGCTCAACATCGCCAGCTTCGATTTCGAGTCCGGTGCGGGCTGGACCGTCCAGGACACCGCCCTCTCGACGGGCAGCTGGGATCGCGGCGTGCCCGGGCCCTTCGGCCGCGGCGCGCCGAGTGCGGACTTCGACGGCTCGGGGTCGGCCTACGTGACCGGCAACTCGGTGGATGAGGACGTCGACGGCGGCCCGACGGTGCTGACCTCGCCGATCATCGACCTCAGCGGCGCGCCCGACAACGCGGTGCTCAGCTACGCCCGCTGGTTCAGCAACGACGACGGCGACGACGTGCTGACCGTCGAGATCTCCGACGACGCCGGCGCCACGTGGACCCGCATCGAGAGCACGGGCGACGAGGCCTTCTGGCGGGTCGTCCGCGTCCCGATCTCGGACTTCGCCAGCCTGACCAACCAGGTGCAGCTGCGGTTCACGACCTCGGACAACCCCAACGACTCGGTCACCGAGGCCGCCATCGACGCCATCAGCATCGACGGCCTGGCCTGCGGCGACTGCCGCGCCGACATCGACGGCGACGGCGACCTGACCGTGTTCGACTTCCTGGCCTTCCAGAACCTCTTCAACGCCGGCGACCTCGCCGCCGACTTCGACGGCGATGGTGCGTTGACGATCTTCGACTTCCTGATGTTCCAGAGCGAATTCGACGCCGGCTGCCCCTGA